One Lucilia cuprina isolate Lc7/37 chromosome 4, ASM2204524v1, whole genome shotgun sequence DNA segment encodes these proteins:
- the LOC111686715 gene encoding protein distal antenna-related: protein MDISAYQHMNIRMSTRGKRPLRNLTPSDKVRAIQRIHNGETKASVSRDIGVPESTLRGWCKNEQKLRFMCRQLGAADQLSPMTGVENPPEKRPRFDNHIQTPKYPTPSSFDEFGYSRLPLNGLTFQSNGSNAILEKIALNEIMKKHMPADIVIKQPGDNISNQMPGMMGGDYNTQLSMMQNLNLLSLLSPNLVAIPNLNPNGNGTPDAAKNKIPPRLTDDAKDNTKGNCNGSNTNNHNVYVNNTASLSVKTWAKDPADKNLINISNTTVANNTIGINRGIHDSNNNNVKDKNSSFPTEAPTDVPNFTPPLPLGLLQIPNINNTSDSEAGNNSALLEWCKVFNASLNFLALAAAAAALQPSGTLNPNAIKKEDNILYKELTKTANNFDTANNPSTFIGSDVSNDSYFDSEPEDLSVRSTATSKLSSPANSRSQSPVKSNGSCSPLHSDGEH, encoded by the coding sequence atggATATATCAGCATACCAGCACATGAACATACGTATGAGTACTCGGGGCAAGCGCCCTCTTCGTAATTTGACGCCATCCGATAAAGTAAGAGCTATACAACGTATACACAATGGGGAAACTAAGGCATCCGTGTCACGAGATATTGGAGTCCCAGAGTCCACTCTTCGAGGTTGGTGTAAAAATGAGCAGAAGCTGCGGTTTATGTGTCGCCAGTTGGGAGCTGCAGATCAATTATCACCAATGACAGGGGTGGAAAATCCGCCTGAGAAACGTCCCCGGTTTGATAATCACATCCAAACTCCTAAATACCCGACACCCTCCAGCTTTGATGAATTTGGATATAGCCGACTGCCGTTAAATGGTCTCACTTTTCAATCAAATGGCAGCAAtgcaattttagaaaaaatagcaTTGAATGAAATCATGAAAAAACACATGCCAGCCGATATTGTCATTAAACAGCCAGGTGATAACATTTCGAACCAAATGCCCGGTATGATGGGAGGAGATTATAATACACAGCTGTCCATGATGCagaatttgaatttattatctCTGTTAAGCCCTAATTTGGTAGCTATTCCAAATCTTAATCCAAATGGAAATGGTACTCCAGATGCtgccaaaaacaaaattcctCCGCGTTTAACAGATGATGCTAAGGACAATACCAAAGGCAACTGCAATGGCAGTAATACCAACAACCACAACGTTTATGTAAATAATACAGCATCATTATCTGTAAAGACTTGGGCTAAGGATCCTGCAgacaaaaatttgataaatatctCAAACACTACCGTTGCTAATAACACCATCGGAATTAATCGCGGCATTCATGATTCAAACAATAATAACGTAAAAGACAAAAACAGTTCCTTCCCCACAGAAGCTCCTACGGATGTACCGAATTTCACACCACCTTTGCCTTTAGGTCTGTTACAAATACCTAATATCAACAACACATCCGACTCCGAAGCTGGCAATAACAGTGCTTTACTGGAATGGTGCAAAGTTTTTAATGCCAGCCTTAACTTTTTGGCTTTAGCTGCTGCCGCCGCTGCACTCCAGCCTAGTGGTACACTAAATCCTAACGCCATTAAGAAGGAGGACAATATTCTATATAAGGAACTCACCAAGACTGCAAACAACTTCGACACAGCAAACAATCCATCAACTTTCATTGGCAGCGATGTCTCCAATGACAGCTACTTTGATAGTGAACCGGAAGATTTATCAGTACGATCCACTGCCACATCCAAACTGTCCAGTCCAGCTAATAGTCGTTCCCAGAGTCCTGTAAAAAGCAACGGTTCGTGTTCGCCTTTGCATAGTGATGGAGAACACTAA